In Ignavibacteriota bacterium, the following proteins share a genomic window:
- the gyrA gene encoding DNA gyrase subunit A, with the protein MATLNEKIVPVDIEEEMRGSYIDYSMSVIVARALPDVRDGLKPVHRRVLFGMQGLGLASNRTYKKSARIVGEVLGKYHPHGDSAVYDTMVRMAQDFSMRYPLVDGQGNFGSVDGDSAAAMRYTEARMAKIAEEMLLDLEKDTVNFVPNFDDTLKEPSVLPAMVPNLLINGASGIAVGMATNIPPHNLSDTIDGCLAMIKDENIENEKLIKIIKAPDFPTGGIIYGYEGVKDAYMTGRGRIVVRARASIQTAKNDRQSIIITEIPYQVNKANLIEKIADMVSDKKLEDISDIRDESDRDGMRIVIELRRDANAEVILNNLYKHTQMQTTFGVILLALVDGRPKILTLREMMRHFIDHRIEVVVRRTKYELDEAEKRAHILEGYIIALDNIDAIIKLIKASRDVETAKAGLMRKFKLSEIQAKAILDMRLQRLTGLERKKIEDEYRETIKLIERLKAILASKALQLQIIREELLKMKEKYGDERRTEIVYKAEEFSIEDMIAEEQVVITISHNGYVKRFPVSGYRRQSRGGRGSSGATTKEDDFIEAMFIASTHEYILLFTDMGRCYWLKVFEIPEGGRATRGKSIANLVSKEQGETIVSYVAVKDFEAPVNVLMVTEQGNIKKTLLSEFSNPRKTGIAAIGLDKKDNLIDVHLTDGKQDVVIGTSEGMAVRFPETEVRTMGRAAGGVRAIRLGKHDHVVGAVVLRRSDTTILVATENGFGKRSETEEYRISHRGGKGIFTMKTTDKTGRMVAIREVKEKDDVVIVSSRGVVIRQHAADIRVAGRNTQGVRLIKLDSGDAISDVASVPADEDETIVNGSPVKPGGEPEDVDQGSLFDGDEKKNLKSKAKGGKPEPGKNAKKDSGKGAKGSTGKEVKGITGGPAKAAGAPKGAPGSTRHAPASAPVEVKPQVGKRSSAPTKPETVKTAPPVASAKAAPEKGAPVNAAPKSAPAKATPKPVPAKGAPAKKSEPAKKTAPPAPKPAAAAKKAGPVKKATPPAGKAAAAPKKPAPPAKKAASTKKPVAAKKPAAPAKKAKGKGKR; encoded by the coding sequence ATGGCGACACTGAACGAAAAGATCGTCCCCGTTGATATCGAAGAGGAAATGCGCGGATCATACATCGACTATTCGATGTCCGTGATCGTGGCCCGTGCGTTGCCGGATGTGCGCGATGGCCTCAAGCCCGTACACCGCCGTGTCCTCTTCGGCATGCAGGGGCTCGGTCTGGCCTCCAACCGTACCTATAAGAAATCCGCCCGTATCGTCGGCGAGGTGCTCGGTAAGTACCATCCGCACGGCGACTCCGCCGTGTACGACACGATGGTGCGCATGGCGCAGGACTTCTCCATGCGCTATCCGCTCGTGGACGGGCAGGGGAACTTCGGGTCGGTGGACGGCGACTCCGCCGCGGCCATGAGGTACACCGAAGCGCGCATGGCGAAGATCGCGGAAGAGATGCTGCTCGATCTCGAGAAGGACACGGTCAACTTCGTGCCGAACTTCGACGACACGCTCAAGGAGCCGTCGGTGCTCCCGGCGATGGTCCCGAACCTTCTCATCAACGGCGCCAGCGGTATCGCGGTGGGTATGGCAACGAACATCCCGCCGCACAATCTCTCCGACACCATCGATGGCTGTCTCGCGATGATCAAGGACGAGAACATCGAGAATGAGAAGCTGATCAAGATCATCAAGGCCCCGGATTTCCCGACGGGTGGCATCATCTACGGGTATGAAGGCGTCAAGGACGCCTACATGACCGGTCGCGGCCGCATCGTGGTGCGTGCCCGCGCGTCGATCCAGACGGCAAAGAACGACCGCCAGAGCATCATCATCACCGAGATCCCGTACCAGGTGAACAAGGCGAACCTGATCGAGAAGATCGCCGACATGGTCTCGGACAAGAAGCTCGAGGACATCTCGGATATCCGTGACGAGTCGGACCGCGACGGCATGCGCATCGTCATCGAATTGCGCCGCGATGCGAACGCCGAGGTGATCCTCAACAACCTGTACAAGCACACGCAGATGCAGACCACCTTCGGCGTGATCCTGCTCGCCCTGGTGGATGGCCGCCCGAAGATCCTGACGCTGCGCGAGATGATGCGGCACTTCATCGATCACCGCATCGAGGTGGTCGTGCGCCGGACGAAGTACGAGCTCGATGAAGCCGAAAAGCGCGCGCACATCCTCGAAGGGTACATCATCGCGCTCGACAATATCGACGCGATCATCAAGCTGATCAAGGCCTCGCGCGACGTCGAGACCGCGAAGGCCGGCTTGATGAGGAAGTTCAAGCTGTCCGAGATCCAGGCGAAGGCCATCCTGGACATGCGGCTCCAGCGCCTTACCGGCCTGGAACGCAAGAAGATCGAGGACGAGTACCGCGAAACCATCAAGCTGATCGAACGCTTGAAGGCCATCCTGGCGAGCAAGGCGCTGCAGCTCCAGATCATCCGGGAAGAGCTGCTGAAGATGAAGGAGAAGTACGGCGACGAACGCCGCACGGAGATCGTGTACAAGGCGGAAGAGTTCAGCATCGAGGACATGATCGCCGAAGAGCAGGTCGTCATCACGATCAGCCACAACGGCTACGTGAAGCGCTTCCCGGTGAGCGGGTACCGCCGGCAGTCGCGCGGCGGACGCGGGAGTTCGGGGGCCACGACGAAGGAGGATGACTTCATCGAGGCGATGTTCATCGCCTCCACACACGAGTACATCCTGTTGTTCACGGACATGGGACGGTGTTACTGGCTCAAGGTGTTCGAGATACCGGAAGGCGGGCGTGCGACAAGAGGGAAGTCCATCGCCAACCTGGTGTCGAAGGAGCAGGGCGAGACGATCGTATCGTACGTGGCCGTCAAGGACTTCGAAGCGCCGGTGAATGTGCTCATGGTCACGGAACAGGGGAACATCAAGAAGACCCTGCTCAGCGAGTTCAGCAATCCGCGCAAGACCGGTATCGCCGCGATCGGGCTGGACAAGAAGGACAATCTCATCGACGTGCATCTTACCGATGGCAAGCAGGACGTCGTCATTGGCACATCGGAAGGCATGGCGGTGCGGTTCCCCGAGACCGAAGTGCGCACCATGGGCCGCGCGGCAGGCGGCGTGCGTGCCATCAGGCTCGGCAAGCATGATCACGTTGTCGGTGCGGTGGTCCTGCGCAGGTCGGATACCACGATCCTTGTGGCCACGGAGAACGGCTTCGGCAAGCGGAGTGAGACGGAAGAGTACCGCATCAGTCACCGCGGAGGCAAGGGTATCTTCACGATGAAGACCACCGACAAGACGGGCAGGATGGTGGCGATCCGGGAAGTGAAGGAGAAGGACGATGTCGTGATCGTGTCCTCGCGCGGCGTGGTGATCCGTCAGCATGCTGCCGATATCCGCGTGGCCGGACGGAACACACAGGGGGTGCGGCTCATCAAGCTGGACAGCGGCGATGCGATCTCGGATGTGGCGTCGGTGCCGGCGGATGAGGACGAGACGATCGTGAATGGCTCCCCGGTCAAGCCGGGTGGGGAACCGGAGGATGTTGACCAGGGCAGTCTCTTCGACGGCGACGAAAAAAAAAACCTGAAGAGCAAGGCTAAGGGCGGCAAGCCTGAACCGGGCAAGAACGCAAAGAAGGACTCCGGGAAGGGAGCAAAGGGGAGCACAGGTAAGGAAGTAAAGGGAATCACCGGCGGGCCTGCGAAGGCTGCTGGTGCTCCCAAGGGTGCTCCCGGGAGCACAAGACATGCTCCCGCAAGTGCTCCCGTAGAGGTGAAACCGCAGGTCGGGAAGAGGAGTTCTGCTCCCACAAAACCGGAGACCGTGAAAACTGCTCCTCCGGTGGCGTCTGCAAAGGCAGCCCCGGAAAAGGGTGCTCCGGTCAACGCTGCGCCGAAGTCCGCCCCGGCAAAGGCTACTCCGAAGCCCGTTCCAGCCAAGGGTGCTCCGGCTAAGAAGTCTGAGCCCGCGAAGAAGACAGCGCCGCCGGCCCCCAAACCGGCAGCGGCCGCAAAGAAGGCCGGGCCAGTGAAGAAAGCGACCCCTCCGGCCGGGAAAGCGGCGGCTGCGCCGAAGAAACCGGCGCCCCCGGCAAAGAAGGCTGCTTCAACAAAAAAGCCGGTCGCAGCAAAGAAGCCCGCCGCGCCGGCAAAGAAGGCAAAGGGAAAAGGGAAGCGTTAG